One genomic segment of Labeo rohita strain BAU-BD-2019 chromosome 14, IGBB_LRoh.1.0, whole genome shotgun sequence includes these proteins:
- the scyl1 gene encoding N-terminal kinase-like protein, producing the protein MWSFFARDPIKDFNYEILPENQEKSGIWTLSRGKRKTTGEPVSVFVYEVSQGTEEQTQLAKAAFKRTKTLRHPNILSYVDGLETEKSLYIVTEPVTPLAAHLKLQAEKGGASDLEVSWGLHQIVKALSFLVNDCHLNHNNLGMWAVFVDRAGEWKLGGLDHVTSDQGDSTSLPPPKVINPDLERYDPPESPGSGGEKWTGDVWRLGCLIWEVFNGSLPRASSLRSLGKIPKQLVPHYCELVGANPKIRPNPARFLLNCRSPGGFMNNSFVESCLFLEEIQIKEPAEKQQFFQDLSENLDSFPEDFCKHKVLPQLLTAFEFGNAGAVVLTPLFKVGKYLSAEEYQQKIIPVIVKMFSSTDRAMRIRLLQQMEQFIQYLNEAAVNSQIFPHVVHGFTDTNPAIREQTVKSMLLLAPKLNETNLNQELMRHFARLQARDDQGPIRCNTTVCLGKIAPYLNAGMRQRVLISAFSRATKDPFPASRAAGVLGFAATHQYYSVAESANRILPTLCTLTVDPDKNVRDQAFKAIKSFLSKLETVSEDPSKLAEIEKDVTASAQTGGSAATWAGWAVTGVSSLTSKLIRNAPAGSDAQPAENSPAPQPAAGPEPTNTANKGPEMRAQTSGARRVQSNETSNEETVEPEGDRWDDEDWGSLEDPEKVQTDPDDWHSDWSAVSSTQKKSNVSRKSSEAVKKQSSDWSSGWDADDSWSNEKDADGQGQSSPADEGWGNDWDEDGSLAESFTPTPRSKTSTGSKSARLNAAQEGVRLASDYNWDAAEGKSTTSDLLSSVSQRSTTKSDGWDADSAGDWGTEENWESLDGDQGLSKAELAKKKREERRKELEAKRAERKAAKGPLKLGARKLD; encoded by the exons ATGTGGTCCTTTTTCGCACGGGATCCTATTAAAGACTTCAACTATGAAATTTTACCCGAAAACCAAGAAAAGTCAGGCATATGGACCCTTAGTCGGGGCAAGCGCAAG ACGACTGGTGAACCAGTGTCAGTCTTCGTGTATGAGGTTTCACAGGGAACAGAGGAGCAGACGCAGCTGGCTAAAGCAGCTTTCAAACGCACAAAAACTCTCAGACATCCCAACATCTTATCTTATGTAGATGGGTTGGAG ACAGAGAAAAGCTTGTACATCGTCACAGAGCCAGTGACCCCTCTGGCTGCTCATCTGAAGCTCCAGGCGGAGAAGGGTGGTGCGAGCGATTTAGAGGTGTCATGGGGCCTTCATCAAATTGTG AAAGCACTGAGCTTTTTGGTGAATGATTGCCATCTCAATCATAATAACTTGGGGATGTGGGCCGTCTTTGTGGACCGTGCTGGTGAATGGAAACTTGGAGGGTTGGATCATGTGACCTCAGACCAGGGAGACTCCACCTCATTACCGCCACCTAAAGTAATCAACCCTGACTTGGAGAGATATGATCCTCCAGAGAGCCCTGGCAGTGGTGGAGAAAAATG GACAGGGGATGTGTGGCGTCTCGGTTGTCTCATTTGGGAAGTATTTAATGGAAGTTTACCACGTGCCTCCTCGTTACGATCTCTCGGCAAG ATTCCAAAGCAGCTAGTGCCGCATTACTGTGAGTTAGTGGGAGCAAATCCAAAGATTCGTCCCAACCCTGCTCGCTTCTTACTGAACTGCAGATCTCCTGGAGGCTTTATGAACAACAGCTTTGTGGAGAGCTGTCTGTTTCTGGAAGAGATACAG ATTAAAGAACCTGCAGAAAAGCAGCAGTTTTTCCAGGACCTGAGTGAGAATCTCGACTCTTTTCCTGAAGATTTCTGTAAACATAAAGTGCTGCCTCAGCTGCTTACGGCCTTTGAGTTCGGCAATGCTGGCGCTGTCGTCCTCACACCGCTATTTAAg GTAGGGAAGTATTTGTCAGCTGAGGAGTATCAGCAGAAAATCATCCCAGTCATAGTGAAGATGTTCTCCTCTACTGACCGTGCCATGAGGATACGACTACTACAGCAG ATGGAGCAGTTTATTCAGTATTTAAATGAAGCAGCAGTTAACTCACAGATCTTTCCACACGTGGTTCATGGCTTTACAGACACAAACCCTGCCATCCGAGAGCAGACTGTGAAG TCTATGCTGCTGTTGGCCCCTAAATTAAATGAGACTAATTTAAATCAAGAGTTGATGCGTCACTTCGCACGACTGCAGGCCCGGGACGATCAGGGCCCCATTCGCTGCAACACCACCGTTTGCCTGGGCAAAATTGCCCCCTACCTCAATGCTGGG atgcGCCAGCGTGTATTAATCTCTGCATTCTCACGGGCAACTAAAGACCCGTTTCCTGCCTCGCGTGCGGCAGGTGTGCTGGGATTTGCTGCCACCCATCAGTACTATAGTGTGGCTGAAAGCGCCAATCGTATTCTGCCCACACTGTGCACACTGACTGTGGACCCAGACAAAAACGTCAGAGATCAG GCATTCAAAGCCATAAAAAGTTTTCTCAGTAAGCTGGAGACGGTTTCTGAAGACCCATCTAAACTAGCTGAAATAG AGAAGGATGTGACTGCATCAGCGCAGACAGGAGGGTCGGCTGCTACATGGGCAGGATGGGCAGTAACAGGTGTCTCGTCTCTCACCTCCAAACTCATCCGAAATGCTCCGGCCGGTTCGGACGCACAACCTGCTGAAAACAGCCCTGCCCCTCAACCTGCTGCTGGACCAGAACCTACAAATACTGCAAACAAAG GCCCAGAAATGAGAGCACAGACATCCGGTGCACGTAGGGTCCAATCAAATGAGACTTCAAATGAGGAAACAGTGGAGCCAGAGGGAGACCGGTGGGATGATGAAGATTGGGGAAGCCTTGAG GACCCTGAGAAAGTACAAACAGATCCAGACGATTggcattctgattggtcagcagTGTCGTCAACACAGAAGAAAAGCAAT GTGAGCCGGAAATCCTCTGAGGCAGTCAAGAAGCAGAGTTCTGATTGGAGCTCTGGATGGGATGCCGACGACAGCTGGTCTAATGAGAAAGACGCAGATGGTCAGGGTCAAAGTTCACCTGCTGATGAGGGCTGGGGTAACGACTGGGATGAGGATGGAAGTCTGGCTGAGAGTTTCACCCCAACACCTCGAAGTAAAACCTCAACTGGTTCAAAGAGTGCCAGATTAAATGCTGCACAGGAAGGGGTACGATTGGCCAGTGATTATAACTGGGATGCAGCAGAAGGAAAATCAACAACATCTGATCTGCTGTCCAGTGTGTCACAGCGAAGTACTACG AAATCTGATGGCTGGGATGCAGACAGCGCAGGAGACTGGGGAACAGAAGAAAACTGGGAGTCACTGGATGGAGATCAGG GTTTAAGTAAAGCAGAATTAGCAAAGAAGAAACGAGAAGAGCGGCGGAAGGAGCTGGAGGCCAAACGGGCAGAGCGTAAGGCAGCAAAGGGTCCTCTTAAACTGGGCGCACGCAAGCTGGACTGA
- the LOC127176146 gene encoding phospholipase A and acyltransferase 3-like, producing the protein MAPTKPEPGDLIEIFRGGYQHWAIYVGDGYVIHLAPPSEYAQAGAYSMMSVLCDKAIVKKEELYEVVGNDEYCINNLLDEEYEPHPIQEILQDAHRLLRKELSYCVIRGNCEHFVTELRYGKAQSRQVRKAVEIGVGVGIGAALIFGALAAAAAIFDSKDNQKRKQ; encoded by the exons ATGGCACCGACAAAG CCAGAGCCTGGAGACCTCATTGAAATCTTCCGAGGGGGATACCAACACTGGGCTATTTATGTTGGTGACGGTTATGTAATACACCTGGCACCACCTT CTGAATATGCTCAAGCTGGAGCCTACAGTATGATGTCAGTATTATGTGACAAAGCCATAGTGAAGAAAGAAGAACTTTACGAGGTAGTTGGCAATGACGAATATTGTATCAACAATCTTCTGGATGAGGAATACGAGCCACATCCTATCCAAGAGATTCTACAGGATGCACACAGGCTTTTGAGGAAGGAACTTTCATATTGTGTCATTAGGGGCAACTGTGAGCACTTTGTTACAGAGCTGAGATACGGAAAAGCACAATCCCGCCAG GTGCGGAAAGCGGTGGAGATTGGTGTTGGAGTTGGTATTGGTGCAGCGCTTATCTTTGGAGCTCTTGCTGCTGCTGCAGCCATTTTTGATTCAAAAGACAATCAGAAACGGAAACAGTAA
- the ints5 gene encoding integrator complex subunit 5: protein MSAMFEGNALSAMQTSHCHTPLNNYSPQELALEIKAFISGVDQTQGRKLGVRDHARCAVRLLRTVPACRGAVLEHLRGVYDEYVAAFLQDLEAEGENSGNSTSAGGSTSVSNLEDVIKEVHAVLSEFIKLSPKAWAPLVSTWAVDLLGQLSSKHAGRRAAPHSSSLNELLQLWMSCAATRSLMECYSQCLAAMLAWCPDACVDALLDTSVQHSPHFDWVVAHIGSAFPGTIISRVLACGLKDFYAHGYSSAEKINQQQAIDKSSRVPKIGSVVGILGHLASRHSDSIKKELLRMFQDSLSPPAQNVPPHSSGAGGWENSPHLRRATVPFLLQLAALSPTLLGAVSAELVEFLRPPVLIQLHAQFQALPREELENMLGLAVHLISQSPSGGARVLKFLADTATPSSVIISGPTPSPHDSIREACDRLLQMLLLHLHKLVHNRPEGDEPFPQSSAASAMPQVIPFLEELQGHIGDLCAETLRLERKRHLWLHQLLCLLSVYGGPSVATEALCQLFTQARNPEELALASQLYTPLSTSLSGLLPSTIARCVAQIHTETLDNKELAQLLNNLATAVQSQDEDRKNGGAATGGSAQSSMAAQVRVAISGHLQDFCPLLLHGDTMVSKAAVRLLSCSQLPRACSPAHLLLICRAAVSHFFVCLRKQGVSPWVGEEEVGYSMRLLSRLAAYSPLTLKAVLQQLVEGALHRGNRDLFGRPQDNPGDDTTQPSNLVPDLGVSLMDINCKFGTSVNFSGNVWSVFHAGVIGKGLKPPYTPSQPDPDRVNQNMQTLFAVMVQCCSSGGGSPTGGTANGRFPASDTLVSDELPPINAEAAKVIAVTLVENICPDVANGELSWPPEEHAKTTVERDIHIRRCFKGNPVLFHLLRVVAAGRPALCYCSVILRGLLSTLLAHWEASREPSVLDSPWHLQTSCLLVSCMGEGQLLPPVLSNIHEVFPHLSPFEVRLLLLGVWEYMRGNSPMPQKFTFCAEQGLFFRDFSRDGDVARYIAPIHSVLHKNIDRLGHLCWRFQI, encoded by the exons ATGTCTGCGATGTTCGAGGGGAATGCCTTGTCAGCCATGCAGACGTCTCACTGCCACACTCCTCTAAACAATTACAG tcCTCAAGAGCTGGCTTTAGAAATTAAGGCTTTCATCAGTGGCGTTGACCAGACGCAGGGACGCAAACTCGGTGTTCGGGATCATGCCCGCTGTGCAGTGCGCCTCCTTCGAACTGTCCCAGCCTGCCGTGGAGCCGTCTTGGAGCACTTGAGAGGAGTTTATGATGAATATGTCGCAGCCTTTCTGCAAGACCTGGAGGCAGAAGGTGAAAACAGCGGCAACAGTACAAGTGCAGGAGGCAGCACCAGTGTATCCAATTTGGAGGACGTTATTAAAGAAGTCCATGCAGTCCTCTCTGAATTCATCAAGCTTAGTCCTAAAGCTTGGGCACCCCTTGTGTCTACATGGGCTGTTGACCTTCTTGGTCAGCTTAGCAGCAAGCACGCAGGGCGAAGGGCGGCTCCTCACTCATCCAGCCTGAATGAGCTGCTACAGCTTTGGATGTCATGTGCTGCCACTCGCTCACTCATGGAGTGCTACTCGCAGTGTCTAGCAGCCATGTTGGCCTGGTGCCCCGATGCTTGTGTGGATGCCTTGCTGGACACCTCTGTCCAGCACTCCCCTCATTTTGACTGGGTCGTCGCCCACATAGGTTCAGCTTTTCCAGGCACTATCATCAGCAGGGTGCTGGCTTGTGGCCTCAAAGACTTTTATGCACATGGATATTCCTCTGCAGAGAAGATCAACCAACAGCAGGCAATAGACAAAAGCAGCAGAGTCCCCAAAATAGGCTCAGTGGTTGGCATCCTCGGGCATTTGGCTTCCAGACATTCTGACAGCATCAAAAAAGAGCTTCTCAGGATGTTTCAGGATAGTCTATCTCCGCCTGCTCAAAATGTACCTCCGCATTCATCCGGAGCGGGCGGGTGGGAGAATTCCCCTCATCTCCGTAGAGCCACTGTACCTTTTTTGCTTCAACTGGCTGCTCTTTCCCCCACTCTCCTGGGTGCCGTTTCCGCAGAACTGGTGGAGTTTCTTAGACCGCCCGTCCTAATTCAACTCCATGCTCAGTTCCAGGCCTTGCCCCGGGAAGAGCTTGAGAATATGTTGGGTCTAGCGGTGCATCTCATAAGCCAAAGCCCTTCGGGCGGAGCAAGGGTGCTGAAGTTCCTTGCGGACACTGCCACACCATCTTCGGTGATCATTTCAGGCCCTACACCCTCTCCCCACGATAGTATTCGAGAAGCCTGTGACCGCTTACTGCAAATGCTTCTGCTACATCTTCACAAGCTGGTGCACAACAGACCAGAGGGTGATGAACCCTTCCCACAGTCCTCAGCTGCCTCAGCAATGCCCCAAGTGATCCCATTTCTAGAGGAGCTCCAAGGACACATAGGTGATCTGTGCGCTGAAACCCTCCGGCTTGAGCGGAAGAGGCATCTCTGGTTGCATCAGCTCCTGTGTCTCCTATCAGTGTATGGAGGCCCGAGCGTGGCCACCGAAGCTTTGTGTCAGCTTTTCACCCAAGCCCGAAACCCAGAGGAGCTTGCTCTGGCCTCGCAATTGTACACCCCACTTTCCACATCACTTTCCGGGTTGCTTCCATCAACAATAGCCCGCTGTGTTGCCCAGATTCACACTGAAACCCTTGACAATAAAGAGTTAGCTCAGCTCCTGAACAACCTGGCCACTGCTGTACAGAGCCAAGATGAGGATCGTAAAAATGGAGGGGCTGCAACCGGGGGTTCAGCTCAGTCATCGATGGCCGCACAAGTCAGAGTCGCCATCTCCGGCCACCTTCAGGATTTCTGCCCATTACTTCTCCATGGGGACACTATGGTGTCCAAGGCGGCTGTCCGCCTGCTTTCGTGTAGCCAACTTCCCAGAGCTTGCTCCCCAGCTCATCTGTTGCTGATATGTAGAGCGGCAGTGTCACACTTCTTTGTGTGTTTACGAAAGCAAGGGGTGAGCCCTTGGGTTGGGGAAGAGGAAGTAGGCTACTCCATGCGACTGTTGTCACGTCTCGCAGCCTACTCTCCCTTGACGCTTAAAGCTGTGCTGCAACAACTGGTAGAGGGAGCCTTGCACAGAGGCAATCGAGATTTGTTTGGACGTCCGCAGGACAACCCAGGTGATGACACCACACAGCCCTCTAACCTTGTTCCAGACTTGGGTGTCTCTCTTATGGACATCAACTGCAAATTTGGGACGTCCGTTAACTTCTCCGGTAACGTGTGGTCTGTTTTCCATGCTGGAGTCATCGGAAAGGGTTTGAAGCCTCCGTACACCCCTTCACAACCTGACCCAGATAGAGTCAATCAGAATATGCAGACCTTGTTTGCAGTCATGGTTCAGTGCTGTAGCTCAGGTGGAGGAAGCCCTACTGGAGGTACTGCTAATGGCCGCTTCCCTGCCAGTGACACACTTGTATCTGATGAACTTCCCCCAATTAATGCTGAAGCAGCAAAGGTCATTGCTGTAACTCTGGTGGAGAACATCTGTCCAGATGTTGCAAATGGAGAACTGTCCTGGCCTCCAGAAGAACATGCGAAAACCACAGTTGAGCGAGACATACACATTCGCCGTTGCTTCAAAGGAAACCCTGTGCTGTTTCATCTCCTCCGCGTGGTTGCAGCTGGGCGTCCAGCGCTCTGCTACTGCTCCGTCATTTTAAGAGGTCTGCTTTCCACATTACTGGCTCACTGGGAAGCATCAAGGGAACCGTCAGTGTTGGACTCCCCCTGGCACCTTCAGACCTCCTGTTTGCTTGTATCATGTATGGGTGAAGGTCAGCTACTACCACCAGTGTTGAGTAACATCCATGAGGTTTTCCCTCACCTCTCACCCTTTGAAGTTAGGCTACTGCTGTTGGGTGTTTGGGAGTACATGCGAGGGAACAGCCCAATGCCGCAGAAGTTCACCTTCTGTGCTGAGCAAGGACTTTTCTTCCGGGACTTTTCACGAGACGGTGATGTTGCACGCTATATTGCACCAATCCACAGTGTTCTGCATAAGAACATTGACCGCCTAGGACACCTCTGTTGGAGGTTTCAAATTTGA
- the LOC127176108 gene encoding phospholipase A and acyltransferase 3-like isoform X2 yields MAKYEKKPEPGDLIEIFRGLYQHWAIYVGEGYVIHLAPPSEHAHAGANSMMSVLHERARVKKEELYEVVGNNDYCINNLLDNKYKPRPVWMILRDAHSYLGKELPYSVFTSNCEHFVTELRYGKPESRQVRGAVETVAAAAGAGIGLGIIAYAISTFFGSKDKEKETQ; encoded by the exons ATGGCCaag TATGAGAAAAAGCCAGAACCCGGAGACCTCATTGAAATCTTCCGAGGTTTATACCAGCACTGGGCTATTTATGTTGGTGAAGGTTATGTAATACACCTGGCACCACCCT CTGAACATGCACATGCTGGGGCCAACAGTATGATGTCAGTACTACACGAAAGAGCCAGAGTGAAGAAAGAAGAACTTTATGAAGTAGTTGGAAATAATGATTACTGTATCAACAACCTTCTGGATAACAAATACAAGCCACGTCCTGTTTGGATGATTCTACGGGATGCACACAGTTATTTGGGAAAAGAACTTCCATATAGTGTGTTTACAAGTAACTGTGAGCACTTTGTTACAGAGCTGAGATATGGAAAACCAGAGTCCCGCCAG GTGCGAGGTGCAGTGGAGACTGTTGCTGCAGCTGCTGGTGCAGGGATTGGCCTTGGAATCATTGCTTATgctatttcaacatttttcggTTCAAAAGACAAAGAGAAGGAGACACAATGA
- the LOC127176144 gene encoding phospholipase A and acyltransferase 4-like, giving the protein MAPTKYDQKPEPGDLIEIFRGGYQHWAIYVGDGYVIHLAPPSEHAQAGAYSMMSVLCDKATVKKEEIHEIVGNDEYCINNLLDEKYEPRPVREILRDAHSLLGQELPYCVIRGNCEHFVTELRYGKAHSRQVRKAVEVGVGVGVVAALTVGALAAAAAMFGSKDNQKRKQ; this is encoded by the exons ATGGCACCGACAaag TATGATCAAAAGCCGGAGCCTGGAGACCTCATTGAAATCTTCCGAGGCGGATATCAACACTGGGCTATTTATGTTGGTGACGGTTATGTAATACACCTGGCACCACCTT CTGAACATGCTCAAGCTGGAGCCTACAGTATGATGTCAGTATTATGTGACAAAGCCACAGTGAAGAAAGAAGAGATTCATGAAATAGTTGGCAATGACGAATACTGTATAAACAATCTTTTGGATGAGAAATACGAGCCACGTCCTGTTCGAGAGATTCTACGGGATGCACACAGTCTTTTGGGACAAGAACTTCCATATTGTGTCATTAGGGGCAACTGTGAGCACTTTGTTACGGAGTTGAGATATGGAAAAGCACACTCCCGCCAG GTGCGGAAAGCGGTGGAGGTTGGTGTTGGAGTTGGTGTTGTTGCAGCACTAACTGTAGGAGCTCTTGCTGCAGCAGCAGCCATGTTCGGCTCAAAAGACAATCAGAAACGGAAACAGTAA